A segment of the Burkholderia sp. PAMC 26561 genome:
GCGATCACCGTGTACGCGGTATAGAAGTCGCCGCCCACGAGGAACCACGAAATGACTGCACCGAACTGGCGGCCACCGAGGCCCCATTCGTGCAATTGCGTCATGTCGCCCGCTTTCCAGCGCGCCGCGAAAAATCCCAGCACCGTGACCAGCGCAAAGAATCCCAGGAATACGAGACCGGAGGTCCAGTTGAATGTCGTCGGCATTATCGGACCCACTTGTAAATGACGTACAGGATCAGCGACGTCAGCGGCACCCATAGCAGCTGATACCAATAGAAGAAAGGAAAACCGGCGAATGACGGACGCACGTCGTTATAAAAGGGCAGCCACAATAAGGCGACGTAAGGGATCAACAGCAGCAGCCTGCCGGCTGCGCGTTTTCCGGAGGAAACGCTTTCTGAACTCATGGATATCTCCTGGAACCAGTCTCTTTTCGAACTGGAGCCGGAGTATTAGCGGAATTTCGGTTGTCGCCTTCCGTAGTAATACGTAGACGCGGCGTGTGCTCTATGGCGCAGCGCTGCGAGGCTTAACACGCAAGTGTCTTTACAAGGTCAAGGGCGGAATCACCCTACGTAATACTACGCAGACGAAAGGTGTCTTAAGGGCAGGTCGTGCGGAGGGATGGCACAATTCGAGGCTGGACAGGGATATTCGGCCGAACAAATCCAGCGTCCCAGCGGAAAAATTCAATGCGACTCTCTTTGCACGGGATGAAGCGAAAGTGGCTGATTCTCGCTCTTCTTCCATTCATCGGAGCAATGGCTACGATTGCTATTGCCGTAGCGTTCCAGGCCAAGGCCTTGTCGAATTCGGAGCAGCGCGAAATTGCAGCGGCTTACCGAAGCAGCAAGGAAGTCGAGCTCAAGAATTACGTCGCGCTGGCGGAAAGCGCGGTTGCGCCGCTTTACAACTCAGGTCGTGACGACCCCGCTACGCGCGCTGAGGCGCTGGCAATCTTATCGAAACTCGAGTTCGGTAGCGACGGCTATTTTTTCGTCTACGACCTTCAAGGCGATTTGCTGATGCATCCACGCCTGGCGCAGCTCGTAGGCACGAACCTCTGGTCCATGCATGATCCTCATGGCGCGCTTACCATTCAATCTCTCTTGGCGAAGGCTAAAAGCGGCGGTGGGTTTGTCGAATATTTATGGGAGCGTCCGTCGACCCACAAAATGGAATCGAAGCTGGGTTACGTGGTGACTTTCGAACGATGGGGATGGATGGTCGGGACGGGCATCTATCTGGACGACGTCAATATGGCGCTTTCTCAAACAGGGCGGCAAGCGTCGTCGAATATTCGCCATACGCTGTTTTTGATCGGACTGGTCGGTGCGCTGGGAATGGGATTCATCGGCGCTTGCGGCATTGCAATGAACGTCACCGATCACCGCAGCTCGGACGCGCAGTTGAAGATCATGGCGCGTCAGGTGGTTGAATCGCAGGAGGCGGAACGAGGCCGGTTGTCGCGTGAACTTCACGACGGCATTAGCCAGATGCTCGTATCCATCAAATTGCTGCTGGAGTCGGCGCTTGCGCTAAAACCTGTCAATGCCAGCCGGGAGGATCCTAGCGGACCGCCTATTCACAACGCATTGGCGCAGACGAACCGGACGCTGGCCGAGATCCGGCAGATCTCCCACGACCTGCGTCCGGCCATGCTCGACGATTTTGGCCTCGGCGCCGCCTTGCGCCAGCTTGCGCTCGAATTCAACGAGGCGGGTAACGCACCGCACACGAACGTCACAGTCGATGCCGCAAAGAGCGATGCGCATCCGCTGCCCGATGCCGTGAACACGGCGCTATTTCGTGTCGCGCAGGAGGCGCTGACGAACATCCAGCGCCATGCGCATGCGGCCAACGCACGCGTCACGCTCACTTGCGCGCCGGGGCGGGTCGTCTTGACGATCATCGATGACGGTATCGGCTTCGGTTCCGGCGCAGTGCAGTCGGACCCGCGACGAGGTATCGGCCTGCGTAACATGCGCGAACGCGTGGAGTCGCTCAACGGCTCCTTCGGAATCGAATCGCGGCCGGGATGGACTGGCCTGACGGCTGCGATCCCGGTCGAATTCCCCTCAACCGTATCAAGCCACTTGAGCTCATGACAGGCACTATCGACATCTTGCTGGTGGACGATCATCAACTCGTGCGCGACGGATTGAGGCTGCGGCTGGATGCCATCGACGGCTTCCGGGTAGTCGGTGAAGCGAGCAATATGCCGGAGGCGCTGCGGGTCATGGAGCGTCTTTCGCCGCGCCTCGTGCTGACGGACCTCAGCATGAAAGGTGGCAGCGGCGTTGCGCTTACGCGCGCAATTCGGCAACGCCATCCGGCAATGCACGTGCTCGTTTTATCGATGCACAACAACGCCGAATACATGGCCGAAGCTCGAGCGGCAGGCGCAAGCGGATATGTGCTCAAGGACGCGCCGGCGACGGAGATCATCGCTGCGATCCATACTATTCTGGGCGGCGGCGCCTATTTCAACGAACAGGTGAAACAGGCTGCGGCGGTTCCGGTCAAAAGCCACGCCAAGGACCGCAGCAATTACAGGCAGATCGAAAAGCTGACGCCGCGTGAACAGGAGTTGTTGCGCGACCTCGCCAATGGCCTTTCCAACAAGCAGATCGCGGTGCTGCACGGGCTCTCGGTCAGGACGGTGGAGACGCACCGAATGTCGATCAAACGCAAGCTGGATATTGAGGGTCAGGCGGAACTGATCAAGTTTGCTGTTGAATTTTTCAGCGCTTGAGACCGGTCCCATTTTGTCATGGCGGTGGACTTTCTTATCGGCCATCGATATATTTATCTGGATATAACGACGGAGCGTCCCAGTGGTGAATAGCGCGCAAGAGGCAGTCGGCGAGAAATTCGTTCTCGAATCCATGCGTCGCGCACGTGACAAGACATGGGAAGTGGTCGAGCGGGTTGCGTCGAAGGTCAAACCCGGAATGCTGGAGTCGGAAGCCTTGGCCGAATGCAAGAGCGTTCTTCAGGACATGAAGATGGACCGAATCTGGCATCCCATCCTGATCCGCTTTGGCGAAAATACTCTGCGAACCTTCAAGGAGCGCTCCGAAGGCGATCCGCGGCTCAAGGACGACGACATCTTTTTTATCGATCTGGGTGTGGTCTGGCAAGGCCATGAAGGCGACTCGGGCGCGACCTTCGTAGTCGGCGCGGACGCCGAAATGCACGCGTGCGCGCAGGACGCAAAGACCGTCTTCGATGAAGTCGAACACCACTGGCGCACAACCGGCGCAGGCGGCAAGGCGCTGTACGACTACGCCGCCGAACGTGCGCATGCGCTGGGATGGAAGCTGAATCTCGACATCAAGGGACATCGGGTCAGCGATTTTCCGCACGCCATTTTCAAGGCGGGCAATCTCGGCGATTACCAGCCGCACCCAAATGCGGGATTGTGGATTCTGGAGATTCAGCTCGCGCATCCGACGCGTCCATTCGGCGCTTTCTACGAGGATCTGCTCGTCTAAGCCTAGAGAGCCCGAAGGGCGTGTGAAGGATCTCGACGGACCATAGCCAACCAAGGCCAACCAAGGAAAGCGATGTTCATTCGCCAGCTCGAGTATCTCGTCACGTTGGCAAGGGAGAAGCATTTCGCGCGGGCAGCGGAGGCGTGCCACGTATCCCAGCCGGCGTTGTCATCGGCTATTCGCACTCTCGAGACAGAACTCGGTCTCGTCATTGTCGAGCGGACACGGCGGTTCGTGGGGTTCACCGAAGACGGCGAGCGCGTGCTCGGATGGGCGAAGCAGACGCTGGCGTCGCTCCAGAACATGCGCCACGATGCCTCGGCCGCGCAGATCAAGCTCATCGGGACCCTGCGCATAGGAGCGATCCCGACCATCATTCCGGTGACCGCGCGCATGCTCGCGCCTTGCATGCGCGAGCATCCGGACATGAGGTACGAGGTCCGCTCGCTGAGCTCCGACGCCATCCTGCGTCAGCTCGACGAATATGAACTCGATGTCGGCCTGACCTATCTCGACGATCAGGTCCAGGCCGGTTTCAGCGTCCTGCCGCTCTATTTCGAGCGATATATGCTTCTGTCACCCGCAAGCGCCGGGGACAGCTTCAGCGCGCCGATACAGTCCTGGAGCGATGTCGGTGAATTGCCGCTAGGGCTGCTCACGTCGACCATGCAGAACCGCCAGGTGATCAATGCTGCGTTCCGGCGGGGGAACGTGCAGCCGCGCGTCGTACTCGAGACTGATTCGCTGCTCTCTCTTTATGCTCACATCCAATACGCCAGCCTGTATAGCGTTTTTCCTCATAGTCTGCTTAGCGTGCTGCCTTCGGGCAACGATGTGCGTGCATCGCTCCTGC
Coding sequences within it:
- a CDS encoding DUF3311 domain-containing protein translates to MSSESVSSGKRAAGRLLLLIPYVALLWLPFYNDVRPSFAGFPFFYWYQLLWVPLTSLILYVIYKWVR
- a CDS encoding cache domain-containing protein; translation: MKRKWLILALLPFIGAMATIAIAVAFQAKALSNSEQREIAAAYRSSKEVELKNYVALAESAVAPLYNSGRDDPATRAEALAILSKLEFGSDGYFFVYDLQGDLLMHPRLAQLVGTNLWSMHDPHGALTIQSLLAKAKSGGGFVEYLWERPSTHKMESKLGYVVTFERWGWMVGTGIYLDDVNMALSQTGRQASSNIRHTLFLIGLVGALGMGFIGACGIAMNVTDHRSSDAQLKIMARQVVESQEAERGRLSRELHDGISQMLVSIKLLLESALALKPVNASREDPSGPPIHNALAQTNRTLAEIRQISHDLRPAMLDDFGLGAALRQLALEFNEAGNAPHTNVTVDAAKSDAHPLPDAVNTALFRVAQEALTNIQRHAHAANARVTLTCAPGRVVLTIIDDGIGFGSGAVQSDPRRGIGLRNMRERVESLNGSFGIESRPGWTGLTAAIPVEFPSTVSSHLSS
- a CDS encoding response regulator transcription factor encodes the protein MKPLELMTGTIDILLVDDHQLVRDGLRLRLDAIDGFRVVGEASNMPEALRVMERLSPRLVLTDLSMKGGSGVALTRAIRQRHPAMHVLVLSMHNNAEYMAEARAAGASGYVLKDAPATEIIAAIHTILGGGAYFNEQVKQAAAVPVKSHAKDRSNYRQIEKLTPREQELLRDLANGLSNKQIAVLHGLSVRTVETHRMSIKRKLDIEGQAELIKFAVEFFSA
- a CDS encoding M24 family metallopeptidase — encoded protein: MNSAQEAVGEKFVLESMRRARDKTWEVVERVASKVKPGMLESEALAECKSVLQDMKMDRIWHPILIRFGENTLRTFKERSEGDPRLKDDDIFFIDLGVVWQGHEGDSGATFVVGADAEMHACAQDAKTVFDEVEHHWRTTGAGGKALYDYAAERAHALGWKLNLDIKGHRVSDFPHAIFKAGNLGDYQPHPNAGLWILEIQLAHPTRPFGAFYEDLLV
- a CDS encoding LysR family transcriptional regulator, encoding MFIRQLEYLVTLAREKHFARAAEACHVSQPALSSAIRTLETELGLVIVERTRRFVGFTEDGERVLGWAKQTLASLQNMRHDASAAQIKLIGTLRIGAIPTIIPVTARMLAPCMREHPDMRYEVRSLSSDAILRQLDEYELDVGLTYLDDQVQAGFSVLPLYFERYMLLSPASAGDSFSAPIQSWSDVGELPLGLLTSTMQNRQVINAAFRRGNVQPRVVLETDSLLSLYAHIQYASLYSVFPHSLLSVLPSGNDVRASLLLPELTRGIGLIARSRNALPPLVAAMWHSVEQLNLQREFDALVPAAVKTA